The following are from one region of the Salvia splendens isolate huo1 chromosome 2, SspV2, whole genome shotgun sequence genome:
- the LOC121762328 gene encoding serine--glyoxylate aminotransferase-like: MDYVNGPGRNHLFVPGPVNIPDQVIRAMSRNNEDYRSPAIPALTKTLLEDVKKIFKTTSGTPFLFPTTGTGAWESALTNTLSPGDRIVSFLIGQFSLLWIDQQQRLNFNVDVVESEWGQGANLDALASKLAEDRAHTIKAICIVHNETATGVTNNLATVRKILNQYNHPALFLVDGVSSICALDFRMDEWGVDVALTGSQKALSLPTGIGIVCASPKALEASKSAKSVRVFFDWKDYLKFYKMGTYWPYTPSIQLLYGLRAALDLLFEEGLDNVIARHNRLATATRLAVDAWGLKNCTQKEEWHSDTVTAVVVPEYIDSSEIVRSAWKRYNLSLGLGLNKVAGKVFRIGHLGNLNELQLLGCLGGVEMVLKDVGYPVKLGSGVAAAATYLQNTTPLIPSRI, translated from the exons ATGGATTATGTGAATGGGCCCGGAAGGAACCACCTGTTTGTTCCGGGGCCTGTTAATATTCCGGATCAGGTTATCCGGGCAATGAGCAGAAACAACGAGGACTACCGCTCCCCGGCCATCCCTGCTCTCACTAAAACCTTGCTTGAGGATGTCAAGAAGATCTTCAAAACCACCTCTGGAACTCCTTTTCTCTTCCCTACTACAG GCACGGGCGCGTGGGAGAGCGCCCTAACGAACACGCTCTCCCCAGGCGACCGGATCGTGTCGTTCCTGATTGGGCAGTTCAGCCTCCTGTGGATCGACCAGCAGCAGCGCCTCAACTTCAACGTGGACGTGGTCGAGAGCGAGTGGGGCCAGGGCGCCAATCTGGACGCCCTGGCCTCCAAGCTGGCCGAAGACAGGGCCCACACCATCAAGGCCATCTGCATCGTCCACAACGAGACGGCCACGGGCGTCACCAACAACCTGGCCACGGTGAGGAAGATCCTCAACCAGTACAACCACCCGGCCCTCTTCTTAGTGGACGGCGTGTCCTCCATCTGCGCCCTGGACTTCCGCATGGACGAGTGGGGCGTGGACGTGGCCCTCACCGGGTCCCAGAAGGCGCTCTCCCTCCCCACCGGGATTGGGATCGTGTGCGCCAGCCCCAAGGCGCTCGAGGCGTCCAAGAGCGCCAAATCGGTGCGAGTGTTCTTCGATTGGAAGGACTACTTGAAGTTCTACAAGATGGGGACTTATTGGCCCTACACACCTTCCATTCAACTGCTCTATGGATTGAGGGCAGCTCTTGATCTCTTGTTTGAGGAAGGACTTGACAATGTCATTGCCAGGCATAACCGCCTCGCCACTGCCACCAG GCTGGCGGTGGATGCGTGGGGCCTGAAGAACTGCACGCAGAAGGAGGAGTGGCATAGCGACACGGTGACTGCAGTGGTGGTTCCAGAATACATAGACAGCTCGGAGATCGTGCGGAGCGCGTGGAAGCGCTACAACTTGAGCTTGGGGCTGGGCCTCAACAAGGTGGCTGGCAAGGTTTTCAGAATAGGCCATCTTGGCAACCTTAATGAG TTGCAACTATTGGGGTGTCTTGGCGGGGTGGAGATGGTGCTCAAGGACGTCGGATATCCGGTGAAGCTCGGAAGCGGCGTCGCTGCTGCGGCCACGTACTTACAAAACACCACCCCTTTGATCCCTTCAAGGATTTGA